In one Pseudomonas sp. 31-12 genomic region, the following are encoded:
- the dusA gene encoding tRNA dihydrouridine(20/20a) synthase DusA gives MPSITATPAPLSRRFSVAPMMDWTDRHCRFFLRLLSKHALLYTEMVTTGALLNGDHDRFLRHSEAEHPLALQLGGSVPLDLAACARMAQDHGYDEVNLNVGCPSDRVQNNMIGACLMGHPQLVADCVKAMRDAVSIPVTVKHRIGINGRDSYEELCDFVGTVRDAGCTSFTVHARIAILEGLSPKENRDIPPLRYDVAARLKEDFPELEIILNGGIKTLEACHAHLLTFDGVMLGREAYHNPYVMAEVDQQLFGSTAPVITRAEALAQLRPYIAAHIDAGGSMHHITRHVLGLGTGFPGARKFRQLLSVDIHKAKEPLALLDQAAELLEGR, from the coding sequence ATGCCCTCAATCACCGCCACACCCGCCCCGCTCTCCCGCCGCTTCTCCGTCGCCCCGATGATGGATTGGACTGACCGCCACTGCCGCTTTTTCCTACGGCTACTCTCCAAGCACGCCCTCCTCTACACCGAAATGGTGACCACCGGCGCGCTCCTCAACGGTGATCACGACCGCTTCCTCCGTCACAGCGAAGCCGAACACCCGCTCGCCCTGCAACTCGGCGGTAGTGTTCCGTTGGACCTGGCCGCCTGCGCCCGTATGGCCCAGGACCACGGTTACGACGAGGTGAATCTGAATGTCGGCTGCCCGAGTGATCGGGTACAGAACAATATGATTGGCGCGTGCCTGATGGGGCACCCGCAGTTGGTGGCGGATTGTGTGAAGGCGATGCGGGACGCAGTGTCGATTCCGGTGACGGTGAAGCATCGGATCGGGATTAATGGGCGGGATAGTTACGAAGAGTTGTGTGATTTCGTCGGGACGGTTCGGGATGCCGGGTGCACGAGTTTTACGGTGCATGCGCGGATTGCGATTCTGGAGGGGTTGTCGCCGAAGGAGAACCGTGACATTCCGCCTCTGCGTTATGACGTGGCGGCGCGGTTGAAGGAGGATTTTCCGGAATTGGAGATTATTCTCAACGGCGGGATCAAGACGCTGGAGGCGTGTCATGCGCATTTGCTGACGTTCGACGGCGTGATGTTGGGCCGTGAGGCGTATCACAATCCTTATGTGATGGCTGAGGTGGATCAGCAGTTGTTTGGCAGCACGGCGCCGGTGATCACTCGAGCGGAGGCGCTGGCGCAGTTGCGGCCTTATATAGCGGCGCATATTGATGCGGGTGGTTCAATGCACCATATCACCCGGCATGTGCTGGGACTGGGCACCGGGTTTCCGGGGGCGCGCAAGTTTCGGCAGTTGTTGTCGGTGGATATTCACAAGGCTAAAGAGCCTTTGGCGTTGCTGGATCAGGCGGCGGAGTTGCTAGAAGGGCGTTAA